Sequence from the Candidatus Obscuribacterales bacterium genome:
ACATTCGGGTGGTGTATTCTCCCCTCGATGCCCTTCAGATCGCGATCGCCCACCCTGATCGAGAGGTTGTCTTCTTTGCCATTGGCTTTGAAACCACAGCTCCCAGTACCGCCCTAACCGTCTTGCAAGCGGCGGCTCAGGGCGTGAGCAACTTTAGTCTATATTGCAACCATGTTTTGGTGGTGCCAGCCCTGGAAGCCTTGCTGAATCAACCGGATTTGCAGCTAGACGCTTTTATTGGGCCAGGGCACGTCAGCATGGTGATCGGTGCCCGTCCCTACCAGGTAATTGCTGAGCGCTATCGTAAACCAGTCGTTGTGTCTGGATTTGAGCCTGTTGATATTTTGCAATCTCTCTGGATGGTGCTGGATCAACTGGCGACGGGGCGCTGCACGGTGGAGAATCAGTACAGTCGTTTAGTCGCAGAGGATGGCAATCCTGTAGCTCTAGGGGCGATCGCCCAAGTCTTTACGGTGCGGGAGCAGTTTGAATGGCGTGGTCTTGGAGAAATTCCTGCATCGGGTTTGCGCATCCATCCCGACTACGCCCAGTTTGACGCCGAGGTGAAGTTTAGCTTACCGCATCCCCATGTCGATGATCATCGTGCCTGTGCCTGCGGCGACATTTTGAGAGGGGTGAAAAAGCCCTGGGAATGTAAAGTCTTTGGTACTGCCTGCACACCAGACTCTCCCTTAGGTGCTTGCATGGTGTCGTCTGAAGGGGCCTGCGCCGCCTACTACAACTATGGCCAGCTTGGTCTACGTCGTCCCGTAGTTGCAGCATCAGCTCCATCCCATTCATCTAGTGCAAGGTAAGGTTATGCCCTCGGTTACTCGTGGTATGTCTCAGCGATCGCACCCTCGTCGTCCGCACCTTGAATCGACCGTGACCCTAGCGCACGGCAGCGGTGGTCGGGCCATGCATGATCTGATTGACAGTATTTTTGTAGCGCATTTTCAGTCAGATCCAGCTCCCCTAGACGATCAGGCCCGCATTGATTTAGTGGCTTTGACGAGGTTGGGCGATCGCCTGGCCTTCACCACCGATTCCTATGTCGTCGATCCGCTCTTTTTTCCCGGCAGTAACATTGGTGAACTAGCAGTCAATGGCACGGTGAACGATCTCTGTGTCAGTGGTGCCATTCCGCTCTACCTAACCTGTAGCGTTATCTTAGAAGAAGGCCTATCAACCGATCTCCTAGCCCAGATCGTAGACCACATGGCGATCGCCGCCGCCCGAGCTAGGGTGCAGATCGTCACAGGAGATACGAAAGTTGTACCACGCGGCTCTGTAGATAAGATATTCATCAATACGGCTGGTATCGGCGTCATGCGTGCAGGGGTTAATCCTTGTGCCACGGCCTTACAGCCAGGCGATCGCATCCTGATCAACGGAGCGATCGGTAACCACGGTGCCGCCATCTTGGTCGCGCGGGGTGAATTGGCCCTAGATACCGATATTCAAAGTGACTGTCGGCCGTTGAATAGTTTGGTTGATGCGATCGTAGCGGTATGCCCTGATGTACGGGCTATGCGGGATGCCACGCGGGGAGGTGTCGCCACGGTGCTCAACGAATTTGCCACAGCTTCCCAGGTGAGTATTCAACTGCAGGAGGAGGATATTCCCATCGATGAACCCGTTGCAGGGCTTTGTGAACTGTTAGGGCTAGATCCGCTGTACCTTGCTAATGAAGGCAAACTAGTTGTCGTAGTGCCCGCCCATCGAGTAGACGAGACCCTAGCCGCCATGCGATCGCATCCAGCCGGGCAGGGAAGTTGCTGTATTGGTCAAGTGGGCGATCGCTCTCCAGGACTGGTATCGCTGCAAACAGCCTTTGGTACGGAGCGGGTGGTGGATGTATTAGTGGGGGATCAACTGCCGAGGATTTGCTGATGCATGAATTAGGACTGACCGAAACCATCGTAGCGATCGCCCTCGACCATGCCCAAGGCGCTCACGTCCTACGCCTTACCCTGGAAGTGGGGCAACTGACTGCCGTCATGCCCGATGCCATTCGCTTTTGTTTTGATGTTTGTGCTCAGGGTACGTTACTAGAAGGTGCTGTGCTAGAGATTATACAACCGCCTGGTCTTGGGCAATGTCGAGTTTGTGGTGCCACGCTGTCTCTCGATAGTCCCTTTGGGCAATGTACCTGCGGCAGCGTCGATCTAACGATTATTCAAGGACAGGAATTAATCATTAAAGAACTGGAATTGGAGGAATTATGTGTGTAACCTGCGGCTGTTCTGATGAAGCAACACCTACGCTTACTCATCCCGTCACGGGAAAACTAGAAGCGATCGCCTCCATCCATACCCCCCAGAGCCATACGCACATCCAACCTGATGGAACAATTCTTACCCATCACCATAGTCACGACCATAGCCCTGATCATCATCCTGATCAGTCTGCCGTTCTCCATGCTCAACATCACGGCACAACCCTTACCTTAGAACAGCGCCTGCTCTCGAAAAATGATGCGATCGCCAACCAGAACCGAGGCTGGCTCAAAGGTCGAGAATCTGTAGCTCTGAACTTGGTCAGCTCTCCTGGGGCTGGTAAAACCACTCTTCTGGTGCGTACCCTTGAGGATTTACAGAGCGATCGCCCCATGGTAGTTATTGAGGGCGATCAGGCTACAAGCCACGACGCCGACCGCATTCAGGCTACTGGTTGTGCTGCCATTCAGGTCAATACCGGCACCGGCTGCCATCTAGATGCTGCCATGGTAGAGCAAGGGTTAGATATGTTGCATCCACCCCTTGGATCGTTGGTGTGGATTGAGAATGTAGGTAACTTAGTGTGTCCCGCCCTATTTGACCTTGGGGAAACTGCTAAAGTGGTGATTCTCTCGGTAACTGAGGGGGACGATAAACCCATTAAGTATCCCCATATGTTCCGAGCGAGTCAGGTGATGGTGCTCACCAAAATTGACTTGTTGCCCTACGTCGCCTTTGATGTTGATCGCTGTCTGGACTACGCCTATCAAGTGAATCCTAACCTAACCTGCTTCCAGCTGTCGGCAACAACCGGAGCTGGCTTAGAGGACTGGTACTCCTGGCTACGGCAACTACATGCCTAATGAATCCCTCTTTACTCACTTTGGGCGATCAAAAAAGAGGTGTTGCTGAAGCAGGGAATGAACCAGTAGCCGATCGTGGCATTCTGTAAGGATCAGACGGGTGTTGAGCGACAATCATCGGTGACTCGAAAAGTGATTTCGTAACGCAGTCTTCCG
This genomic interval carries:
- the hypD gene encoding hydrogenase formation protein HypD, with the translated sequence GRLDDAITLAQNPHVILTTFGDVLRVPGSSQSLLQAKANGADIRVVYSPLDALQIAIAHPDREVVFFAIGFETTAPSTALTVLQAAAQGVSNFSLYCNHVLVVPALEALLNQPDLQLDAFIGPGHVSMVIGARPYQVIAERYRKPVVVSGFEPVDILQSLWMVLDQLATGRCTVENQYSRLVAEDGNPVALGAIAQVFTVREQFEWRGLGEIPASGLRIHPDYAQFDAEVKFSLPHPHVDDHRACACGDILRGVKKPWECKVFGTACTPDSPLGACMVSSEGACAAYYNYGQLGLRRPVVAASAPSHSSSAR
- the hypE gene encoding hydrogenase expression/formation protein HypE; this translates as MPSVTRGMSQRSHPRRPHLESTVTLAHGSGGRAMHDLIDSIFVAHFQSDPAPLDDQARIDLVALTRLGDRLAFTTDSYVVDPLFFPGSNIGELAVNGTVNDLCVSGAIPLYLTCSVILEEGLSTDLLAQIVDHMAIAAARARVQIVTGDTKVVPRGSVDKIFINTAGIGVMRAGVNPCATALQPGDRILINGAIGNHGAAILVARGELALDTDIQSDCRPLNSLVDAIVAVCPDVRAMRDATRGGVATVLNEFATASQVSIQLQEEDIPIDEPVAGLCELLGLDPLYLANEGKLVVVVPAHRVDETLAAMRSHPAGQGSCCIGQVGDRSPGLVSLQTAFGTERVVDVLVGDQLPRIC
- a CDS encoding hydrogenase maturation nickel metallochaperone HypA; the encoded protein is MHELGLTETIVAIALDHAQGAHVLRLTLEVGQLTAVMPDAIRFCFDVCAQGTLLEGAVLEIIQPPGLGQCRVCGATLSLDSPFGQCTCGSVDLTIIQGQELIIKELELEELCV
- the hypB gene encoding hydrogenase nickel incorporation protein HypB; this encodes MCVTCGCSDEATPTLTHPVTGKLEAIASIHTPQSHTHIQPDGTILTHHHSHDHSPDHHPDQSAVLHAQHHGTTLTLEQRLLSKNDAIANQNRGWLKGRESVALNLVSSPGAGKTTLLVRTLEDLQSDRPMVVIEGDQATSHDADRIQATGCAAIQVNTGTGCHLDAAMVEQGLDMLHPPLGSLVWIENVGNLVCPALFDLGETAKVVILSVTEGDDKPIKYPHMFRASQVMVLTKIDLLPYVAFDVDRCLDYAYQVNPNLTCFQLSATTGAGLEDWYSWLRQLHA